ACTCAGGTGGCCAACTCAAAATATTTTCTAGATATCTAACAATCAGAATTCGCGTATCACCACTACACATTATACAAGCTGAGGAGGTGGTGTGGAGTAGATACTTTGTTACCCTACATAGAGTAGAAAACCTTTTAACTTaaattaaaaggagaaaaattcGTCCAACCACTACTCTTCACCATCCCATAGATCTTAACTTTCAAACCTCAAATTTGTTAAAATTTCATGTGAACAAGGAACTTTGAGATCTACTTATTTACAAAATTTGAGCTCGTGGAAGACATTAAGGACACATTAATTAATAAACTTATCAAGAGAAGGGGTTTAAGGGGAGGGGCTTAGGAAACttttatccaaaataaaaaaaaaaaaataaaaaccattgaTTTCTAAGCAATTATGGACATagttcaatattttattttagggcaTATTTGGAATTGCTTCAATTTTTTCCCCTACTCCATAATTGATCAAAGGAGTGAGCATCTTttgttaaagaagaagaagaagaaggagaagagagttGTGACCCCcccgcccccaaaaaaaaaaaatcattccacAGTTGACATTTGCTATAAAACCaggaaaccaaaaaaattaagtgaaagaggatgagagaaaatagggctTACAGATTGAGTTCCCAGAATGCGTGAGGTGATCCCCTTAATCATGATGGGGTTATTTACAGGAAAATAGAAGAGGAAGCAAATAACAAAGAGAAGAGCAAAGGAGACAAGAGGCTTAAACCACTTCAACTCAGGCATCTCTCTCATCATCACCTCAGCTGTTCTCGTCTTTTCTGCTTCCATCTTCAAACCGGAATTAAACAAAAacccaatttattatttttcactttgtacatttttgtttttgatctGCTTAGAAGtaagttggagagagagagagagagagagagagagagacagagagagagctGTTGACTACTTTATGTGAAAACGGCTTTTCCACTTCATGCTTAGAATGTGAACTATCAACCAATAAACATTCATTTATATTCTGACACGTGTCATATGATACCTCCAGGCTCCTTTGTAGGAGAGATTTCCGAACCAATCCAGAGTCCCAAGTGGATAAACTATACTGCAATTGATGGTTTACCAGCTCAGAGTTTTTTttcggttcttttttttttttcgggaaAGAGGAGTTACATAAGTCCATATACAAAACATGAGGCAGAAAAAAGGGTTGGGGCTGGGGAGGGGGTTGCTAAATATTTGCTCGAGGGTTAAAAAAACAGAAGTGTTAGAACTACTGTTAACAAAAACGTGTTTAATACGGATATGAGAGAAAAAAGGGTTAGGGTCAGGGGGTTGCTAAATATTTTGTTGAGGGTTAAAAAAAGAGGTGTCAAAAGACTCAGAACCATGGTAACCATTTTTAGTTTAAATCAACTATATTATGAATGTATATGCTAATATAATAAATCTGagattgtatatatatatatatatatatatgtgcgtgtgtgtgtaAAAATATGAAGGTGAGAGGAGCTATAATGTACGTACACAAAATGCACACATTAATTACCAATGCTTTGGCACATGTGCATTCGAGAGAGAATAATATGGAGGGAGAAAATTGTTGTCCAGCCACACCGTCACCTCCTAGACACAATTGGGTATGAAAATACCTAGTGTGCACAGAGGCAATTGAGTCATTTCTCGCTTAGTTTTGTTTAGGCATAGAGGGCACAAGCAGACAACGTTTTCTTTTGCACTTGAATATAAAGTATATAATTTATAATGGAGAAATGAACCCTACCCATTTGAGTGTCTTTATGCTTAGACATAGATGgatacaaaaaaaaacaatattgcCCCCACTCAGATGCCTCACACAGTCTTCCATTGGCTTGAACATTGACCGCACAAGTGAATAGATTTCTCTTAACCATTtgtaatataatataataatgtCAGTagaacaacaactgcctagcgtaGTTGATGAGCAGTGAGTctgcaaaaaacccatgctcaccatGACCTCTCCTGGTTGTTACCTACTATCCTCCacacctatcaaaaaaaaaagaaaaaaaaaagaaagcaaagataTGCAAAATCATTATTTAATAAACTCTTTTTCATCAAAAGTATGTTAATAGAATCTTTGAGAGaaggaaggaaatgaaaattttcaaactaacccaaaggaaaatgatattacgattaagtaaaagggaaagggaaggCGATATTTTTTCTCTTACAAATTTATTAGGTACCTGAGCTTTATGTTAATAATAATTTCTACCTTGGTGTAATTTgtccaaatataatatattttttcttaagaagTAAATTAGAGTTTAATAATCACAGGTGGATCTGGGTTCTCTACTATGATTCTTATTCTAAGGTCAAGATTGACACAAAGGCTGTAAGAGTTTGAGCACCAGATATTCTCTCGTAATCTCATTCCCTATGTTCCTACTGCCACGTAGCCACCCCAAAATCCATTCGAAATCAACCCAAAAATCCCACCATAGATCCTTCTCCCTGAAAGCCAAAAACTGTTGGAAGAACCAAAACTTTGCCACTCCATCTTTACCTTGTTTTGCTGATTAACTCCAATGGCTTGTGCTTCTCAAGCTCTGATTTCTGCAAATACTTGCTCTTTTCCCTCTTCTAGATTTTTGAAGAAACACAAAGGGAATGGTAAGGGTGACTTGTTCACAATCCGAGCTTCATCCACCTCTGATGCTGAGGAATCTGACTGCAATGATGAAGAATGTGCCCCTGATAAGGAGGTAAAATTaaatttctccttttgttccAGATCTTGTCCTTGAATTTTAAATAACCTTAATGTTTGTGTCTCCTTGAGTCTTAAGTGTACAATGTGGACTGGGCTGTGTTTAATAGtttagaaggaagaagaggactaAACAGATTGCAAGAAATACTGGTAttaatgtttctgggtttttgaTTTTATGTGTCAATCCACTTCTCCTGGATTGTTGACCAGAAGATTTTATGGATTGGTTGTGTTTGTACATCAATAATGGGTGGATGAGTGTTTTAATGAACTACTGTAGAGTTTCTTAAAGATTGTCTATTTTTTCtgagttgattttcttgaatttctggTTGATTCAAATGATTGCAGCTTTGGGTTACTGAATTCTTGGTCCATTTGACAAATTTTAGgttgaaatatatatatgaacatCAGCTGAATGAATGATTCAACATTTCACATGTATGTTGATTCTTTCAGGGTTGAATGGTAAATCATTTGAGTGTCTTGAAACTTAAATTAATTCAGGCCACCATggggtttgatttttaaaaattatcaaCCAGGTTCTGGACCATGCACGAATTAGCAGCATTGTATGATGATGATTTTAGGTATTTGATGTAAGAGTTAAAATTGTGTGGCAAATGTAGGTTGGTAAGGTCAGCGTGGAATGGTTAGCGGGTGAGAAGACCAAAGTGGTTGGGACATTCCCACCTCGTAAAAAGGGTTGGACCGGCTATGTTGAGAAGGACACTGCAGGGCAGACTAACATATATTCAGTGGAGGTAAGGTGTTTCTGGTTTTCTAAGCATGAAAGTTTCAGCTTCCATACCTTCTTTTTTCTGTGTTTAGCAGCATGTTAAGGAAAGGAGTTGAGCAGTTTCAAAGGTTTTGAGACCTAGTAGACCATGTAACACTTTTGTATTGGTAATGaacaataaaatgaagaaaaaaaattttgatgtcatttCATCTCCCCTAGATATGATACAGCCTGCATCCAGCATgctagaaatgaaaattttcagcaAATGATTAACATAAGCAGACAAAGATTGACAAGGAGGTGCCTATCGCTGCTTAGAAAAACTAAAGAACAAGGATGTCTTTgtattatttagttatttatttttattgttgaaAGATTGATCTTGAAGGGCTAGGATCCATATAGTGGACCCCATCTAGCTGTGTTTTACTTCGTTACTGttattttttgttctgtttccttttacttttcctttttctgtccTTACTCGGATCCCCATTAATTTGAGAtaaagctttgttgttgttgtcaagATTGATCTTGGAGTTTTATACACACTAATATGTTGCACACAGTAATATGACAAATAGAAGAGCAGAAAAAATTAAGTTGTTCCTCAGGAAACCAGTTTGGTGGATCTTAAAGAATAACAATATAGAACCATGAATAATTTAGAAATGTCAATTGACCTCCTTGTAGAATGAATTTTACCAAATAGATAATTCAAAGGCCCCTCTGGAACCATGACTGGATGCTGTTAGTCAACAcacaaattatataattttttcattaaCCTCTGTCAAAATCTGATTTGCTTATTGTCAGTAATTATTCCACTTCTTAATCTAGTGTTCGGTGATCATGACACTTACACAAGTTGTGTTTATTCATCCGAGGTAACCCTGTTCTAGTTGTCTATCAGTCCTAAACTGTCATATAAGTTTCTTGCCTGATTTTCCTACTATTTGGTAAACCTTAAGAATCATCCCAAAGAGCTCTCTGACGCCATTTAGATCATATAGTTAGGAGGGGTGGTAAAATGAGATAAGCTCTCGAGTAATTAACCTTTGTTCAGAAGTCATCAAGGGTAGAGATGGTTAGTAAGGCTTCAACCTTTCATTGACCTAGTCTTTCTGCATGCAGATGATAAATTGATCCTGCACGCTGATAATGAATCAATAACGTAGTTACATCTGAATGAAAACATAACTAAATACATGTATTTCTATGTATCTACAAATATTTGTTGACATTTTACATGCATATGTTTTTGTCTGAGTCTCCCTAAGATTAAGTGTACACATAGAGTCACAGACTTCTTTCATGTACACCTCCTTTTGGCTAGACAATGAGAATACTTCCTGCAGCAGAGAGCTAACATGTTACACGTGGTTGAAATGGAATGGGGAATGAGCCTCCTtggtctctctttttctttcttttccaatttttcttttctcatctggTCAATATCAAAACATCCCAGTACAAACCCAGGTTTATTGTATATCTCAGAAATATTTGAAACTGAtcgagcaaaaaaaaaaatgttttttaatGTCCAATGGGCTAGACTGTGAAGATGCATGCATCTATGAGCCGAGCAGCAGTGTGAACGTGTGATACAGAAGGTTGAAAGAGACAAGCAGAAGCTACTCCttcaaaccccacccccacccccattatttttttttttgttgggggcaGGGGGGGTTGGGCAGGGAGTGGGGAGAGTGGCAAGAGACATTTCTACCATCTTCTTTGGACTTATCAAATAGTATATACCAGTTTGCTATAGGTTTTCTGTCCTCAAGTGTGACAGTGTGCATTATTGGGTATCTTGTTTCTTTTAGTACTTGTATATTGCACCTAATACCTTTAATTTGTACCCCATTTACCAGCCAGCTGTCTACGTTGCAGAAAGTGCAATAAGCTCAGGGACTGCAGGCACTTCTTCTGAAGGATCTGAGAATACAGTGGCAATTGCTGCCGGCTTGGCTCTCATCTTCGTCGCTGCTGCTTCTTCAATACTAATACAAGTTGGTAAAACCTCCCCTCAGGTGCAAGCCTCAGAATATGCTGGCCCATCTCTTAGTTATTATATCAACAAGTTTAAGCCAGCAGAAATCATCCAGGCTTCAATCCCAGCCCAGCCTGAAAATTCTCCAGCTGTAGTTGAAAGTTCTGCTTCCTCAAGTTGATGTTGAATCAAATGGCCAGCCAGAGTCTCCTTCAGATGTAAGCAATGCGTCTTGAACAATTCAAAGAGGGACTTGGCTAGGTTTCTATCATTCAGGGATTTTGTATACCATTAACACACACCTTTTTATATGAGAATATACGTGATTTGCCACATTGAGTTGTCGACACTCTAAAAGCTTACAGACTCCTTTCTTAGCATAGCACTGTGCATACTAGGCTGACCAATCTGCTTAAAAAATACACTGATAAAGTCATTGTTTAGATCAGGAATCCAACATTTTGACTGAATTCATTCTTATTTTCTCATGCCCTGTTTATTCTTGTTGACAATGAGAAGAACTACACTTTGTCTTGCATTTAGTGTTAAACTTGAGCTGTTATGTGCTTGCTATAGTTTTCTTTGTTGGAGGGAGTGGGGTTACCACTGGCAATGCATTCAGGAGCTGCACTTCACTGAATGCAGGCTCATGGAGCTTGGTTGTAATATGCTATTTTTCTTGCATAACCTCAAGCTCGAAGTGCACCCTATTTGTTGGCATGGTTGTGCAGAACATATCAAGATTGATCATCTTGAAACTGATTTAACAGATGTTAAATCTAGATGTTTCCTAGGGAAGATTACATGCAACATGGGTTTCATACTTGGTTCTGGTTGAAGACCCTAGAGGGGGATTGTGTTTTCTAAGTAGAAAGTGCCTATTTATCTGGTCACATTATGGGCAACTACAGTAGTTCAACACCTTCAAGCCACAGTTTAAAAAGGCCAGCAACTGCAGTTATTCAAGAGAGTTGAATCTTAATTAACCAAACTGGTAAGAGTTATGAAACTGATGGGCACTTCTGTGTAACATGAGATATTTATGCCTGGCAGGGTCATGAAACTGATGAGCAGGCACTTCATCTTTGAACCCAGTTTTTACCAGAGTTCTTATGAGCAGAACCTCAAAATGGCCAAACCAACCTGATTCTAAGTTCTTCCCCGTGGAGTCTGTTTGCAGTTATTTCACATGCATTGAGCTTTCATCTGAGGAGGTAACCCGCAAATATAAATCATGCCCATTACGATGGTGACTTTCTAAGTATGCGTTACCAATTATTAGAAAAAACTTTAGAGATGTTCGTAAAATACAATGACATTTTATTATCTAATACCGGCATATTTTTTTGAGAGTAACATCATTGGAGCTACAAATAGGTTTAAAGAAAGAGTAACTCACTGCACGGGGCTCCCGCTACTGTAGGATCTGGAAGGGGCAACGTTACCCAACCTTACCCATTACTTCACAAAACAGGCTGTTTCTAAGTCAATGGAATAGGTCTAGTTAATGAAAAACCACATGAAAACCACACAATTCTTCCTTTTTAAAACAAATCATCCTATAATGTATCATCATCAAAACCTTCCCTATCAGTAGTAAGGTAAAAGGTCTCTGAACTGTTGGCATAAACtataagctctctctctctctctctctctctctgtctctctctcacacacaacaGTTTCCTGCCTTCTCCTTTTGCTAGCTCCACACCCCACAAGCTCAGAGAACACTCTCTAATCTCAAAAATCAATTGTGAGGGACCACACCATCTAACATCCTCCATCtgtttttattcataaaatattattaaatgcCTAGACACAGCAGGCGCAGAAAGACTGTTCTGCCCCAACCTTGCAAGGCGTCAAGGATTTTTTCACACACCCTCCCATTGGCACGGAAACTGATGTGTGCCTGCACTAACAGGTTAacgttcttctctctctctctattgatTAACAGTTTCGTGCCCTCTCGTTTTGTTGGCTCCCCACCCCTACAAGCTCAGAGAACACTCTCTCTGATCTTAAAAATCAATTGTGAGGGACCACACCATCTAACATCCTTTATCTGTTTATATCCATAAAATATTACTAAATGTCCAAACACAACAATCGCAGAAAGACCGTTCAGCCCCAACCTTGCAAGGGCACTAAAGATTCTTTCACACGTCCTCCTATTGGCACAGAAACTGATGTATGCCCGTGCTAACAGTTTAACGTTCTTTtgccttatttttatttaaaaaagacaattttgtttctttaataaACTAATATTTAGATTACCCTTTAATGGGTTTAAAGAGATTGAGTAACATTTGTCACTTCTTATCATCAAAACCTCTATAACCAATAATCAGGGTTTaccttttggtttgaatagtAAAATCGGACAGATTCAAGGGGTTCCTcattaaggaaaagaaaagacttTATAACAAACGGTTCTTTAAATGGGACAGCTATATTTAGATTGTCTACAACTAGTTAATCTTGTGATGAAAAGCCTCTTTTCTATATCCTAATCTAAGTGGTCATCTCTTTGGTTAAATGTGCGTAGCTGTGTATACTTTATGGGCAAGGGATTGGCATTCTGCCTGCATGCCTTGGCATCTATGCGGCCCATCAACGGAAGGTGTAAGGAAATTTGTCAAAGAGTGGGTGAGGAGAATGAGGGGAGAGTATGTCAAGAGAGCGAAGGGAATATAGAAGTCTGTGCAGAGATACATCTTCTCCGGGACTGTTTCACAGGTCGAGATcgagagatcgagagagagagagagagagagagagagagagagagagttctccCAATTCTTATAATGAAAACTCCGTGGCTGCACTCTTGTACAAGTTTAAATGTGTTGATATCAGTATTGGTGTCCATGTCAGTCATGATCAATAGTGATTGGGTAGTATTGGACGCAATTTTAAAAATGGACCACTTTTGGTCGATTCAACCGATCTATATAGGCTAAtaagaccattttttttttaggtaaaaggGTTATTACGAtatcaatacttagaaccatgcttTCATGAGAGAGGAGATAGAACCGTTGAATTATTGGATTTGATGAACACACTTCAAACAATTACGTCGTTGTCTCATTCCAGTCGTTCTCTGCAAAAGAGTAGGACAAAAAATGAAGCATAGATATTCTTTATGGTAAACAATGAAAGTATAGATTTCACATATTTCAAATTTGGCGCTAATGGTTGGTTTGGGTAAGATAACCAAAACATGgtgaaatgatagaaagtaGCTGATCAAACAAGCTTTGTTTTGGTCGCCTAAAGGAAGTATTAGTTGAGAATGCCATATGCCATTTTGCCTTGTGGAAGTTTGTTAGCAATCAAATTAAGTTAAACCTTTATCCAATTCATTACTTGTTTTACCAGCTAATTTCTAGTTTACTTTGATTTTGCTCTACTCTGTCCCACGTACTAGATGTCCTGTGTTTTTTGTTACCTCAAAAAATTTGTAACATTATGAACTTTTATCAATTCTTTTTCTGTAGTGGTGTTGAGCTTGGGCATCATAAACGGGGGCCTATCGCTACTTTGggaggtttaggttttagagaCTCTTCGATTCACAATAAGGTTTTATTGGTTAAGTTAGGTTGGAGgtttctcaatttttcttttggcgTTGTGGGTTCAAGTTTTAAAATTAGATATCTTCATAATGCCGATTTACTTAACTCTATTACATGGAAAAAGAGAAGTTCAATTGTTTGGAATAGTTTGGTTGCAGTGTTACCTATTCTTAAGAGTTTGATGTGTTGACATTTTAGGGATGAGACTAATATTTCCATCTGGAAGGACCTATGAAATAATGACAATTtgccattgcaattggttcctcattattttatatattctaAGGTTAGTGAGCTAATTATCCATGGCACATGGAATGTAAATTTAAGTTTCCCCCcacccaataataataataatgtaaatttaataaattcaatTTTCCCATTTCGAAGTGTAATATAAAAATACCTCTACGTAGATTTTGTGCACAAGATTCTTTGGtttgcccccttttttttcttctgataatGAAAGAAGGGTGctccatgatagtgatcatagcccttAGGCCGAAGCCCCCATTCGGTATACAACATTTACGTAGGACCAACAGTGATTGTGGGACATActgactcaaacccacaaccagtAAACTCAAGCTGTGATGGCATAAGGGCATCCTTCCACTAAGCTACCAACCCTATAGACGATTTTCCCCCTTGTTAAGGATGGTGTTCTAACTATTCAGGTTGTTGCTAAATTTCTTGTCTCTACTACTCAATACACTTCTTAAAATGTTTTTGTGGAAGGTTTTATTTGAAGTGATTCCTAACAAAGTTCGGTTGTTTAAGTTTTAAGGTTTTTGATAGTACATGTTGTCTTTGCAATCGCAAAGTGGAATTTGATTCACTTATTTTTGTCTAGTATATGTTTCTAGGCAGATGGGCCGTTAGGTATCTGGATTGAGTTTCTTTGTAGCTCTTCTTTGTTTCACATCCTTCGTGATCTCATCTTTTAACTCTATTTGTTCCGAATTTGATATTAAATCTATTGTTTCTATGTTTGCTATAACCTATTAATTTCTATGGCAGAATAGGaattaaaagttttttttttttccttagtgTTCCTGATGTTAAATTGAATGAAATGTTCAATCCTGAATTGATTCACTTAGTCTTTACAATGGGATATTGTCGGTGGAttaattggaatttttttttatttttttattttttgctgctCCCCGGGTTGATTTTCTTTATAACTTTCTAATTGTTCTTTGCGACTTCTGGATCCCTCCTATGATATCCGATTGAACCTACGACCATAGCTGAGATCAAGAAGGCCCGAGCCGACTAGTTCCTCTTAACCAAGGGAATGAAATCTTTAGGGTGAATTTTTTCACCCCTAGCGATGAAATTCCATTCTCCTGTCTGGTACCAAGGGTTGtagctacttggctgcaacccaaGCAGTAGCCAAGTTACGTTCAATCAATTGGTGATAATTTCTGATGGTAATTATATCCAACAATCTAGGAAAATTGGTTGGGCTTTGGTTTTCCTCTTTTAACTCTTGTTTTTTTATAGCTTGGATTGATTCTAGATTTGTAAGGAGTGCACAAGAGTAGAAGTTAGGGCAATGTTACAAGGACTTGAGGTGGCACACAACCAGGGATGACAGATGATAAA
The nucleotide sequence above comes from Macadamia integrifolia cultivar HAES 741 unplaced genomic scaffold, SCU_Mint_v3 scaffold2520, whole genome shotgun sequence. Encoded proteins:
- the LOC122066675 gene encoding protein MAINTENANCE OF PSII UNDER HIGH LIGHT 1 — encoded protein: MACASQALISANTCSFPSSRFLKKHKGNGKGDLFTIRASSTSDAEESDCNDEECAPDKEVGKVSVEWLAGEKTKVVGTFPPRKKGWTGYVEKDTAGQTNIYSVEPAVYVAESAISSGTAGTSSEGSENTVAIAAGLALIFVAAASSILIQVGKTSPQVQASEYAGPSLSYYINKFKPAEIIQASIPAQPENSPAVVESSASSS